In Fusarium oxysporum Fo47 chromosome IX, complete sequence, the following proteins share a genomic window:
- a CDS encoding prokaryotic phospholipase A2-domain-containing protein: MKFSVSLLTLIPAVFALPTGEDAAVSKRQSANTVTDQLLFSVTLPTFTARRNARDPPTLDWTSDGCTSSPDNPFGFPFVPACNRHDFGYNNYRKQSRFTVSAKARIDSNFKTDLYYQCTSSSAAGACRALADVYYAAVRAFGGGDATPGKRDEDLVKEYEEKVAIYNKAVEEAQAKGELPRLD, translated from the exons ATGAAGTTCAGCGTTTCTCTCCTCACTCTCATCCCAGCCGTCTTCGCCCTCCCTACAGGCGAAGATGCTGCTGTCTCAAAGCGCCAGAGCGCCAACACCGTGACGGATCAACTCCTCTTCAGCGTCACTCTACCAACATTCACCGCTCGTCGCAACGCCCGTGACCCTCCTACCCTTGACTGGACTTCTGATGGCTGCACTTCTTCCCCCGACAACCCTTTCGGCTTCCCCTTCGTACCTGCTTGCAACCGCCACGACTTTGGATATAACAACTATCGCAAGCAGAGCCGTTTCACTGTTAGCGCCAAGGCTCGCATTGATAGCAACTTCAAGACCGA CTTGTACTACCAATGCACCTCTTCAAGTGCTGCTGGTGCATGCCGTGCTCTGGCTGATGTTTACTACGCTGCTGTTCGTGCTttcggtggtggtgatgctACTCCCGGCAAGAgagatgaggatcttgttaAGGAGTATGAGGAGAAGGTTGCGATTTACAAcaaggctgttgaagaagcacaGGCGAAGGGCGAGCTGCCTCGTCTTGACTAA
- a CDS encoding phosphatidylethanolamine-binding protein, translated as MLVAMLWRLPLLLAAYVGVVAGDGQQVLGSHNTELDHIREKLLEAQIIPTVIDDFPPALSLRVKWKHDSAALGNTLKPDHLKKAPVIHLDRVESDALAGAQLSKHMSYVIVLTDPDAPSRDDPKWSEFCHWIAASSQLEFSSKSKSKHHLKDIIKYKPPAPPPKTGKHRYVFFTFIAANGTTKKLHLSKPEERKHWGSDHAGHGVREWAHENGLIPIAANFIYAENDKQ; from the exons ATGCTCGTCGCAATGTTGTGGCGGCTCCCTCTCCTGCTGGCTGCGTATGTCGGCGTTGTCGCGGGTGATGGGCAGCAAGTGCTTGGCTCCCATAACACAGAACTGGATCATATCCGCGAGAA ACTGCTCGAGGCTCAGATCATTCCCACCGTTATTGATGACTTCCCGCCTGCTCTTAGCCTTCGTGTCAAATGGAAGCACGACTCTGCCGCGCTGGGCAATACCCTCAAACCCGATCATCTTAAAAAGGCGCCTGTAATCCATCTTGATAGGGTCGAATCTGACGCTCTCGCCGGTGCCCAACTCTCCAAACACATGTCGTATGTCATCGTCCTCACCGATCCCGACGCGCCATCCCGCGATGACCCCAAATGGTCCGAATTCTGCCACTGGATCGCAGCCAGCTCTCAACTGGaattctcatcaaagtccaAATCCAAACATCACCTCAAGGACATCATCAAATACAAACCTCCTGCTCCACCGCCAAAGACCGGAAAACACCGCTatgtcttcttcaccttcatcgCAGCCAATGGAACGACCAAGAAGCTACACCTGAGCAAACCAGAGGAGAGGAAGCACTGGGGATCAGACCATGCAGGACATGGAGTCCGTGAATGGGCGCATGAGAATGGTCTTATTCCCATCG CTGCGAATTTCATATACGCGGAAAACGACAAGCAGTAG
- a CDS encoding heterokaryon incompatibility protein-domain-containing protein, with product MHLDHKIPWHLIAPHFSLTPSDQRGNYNLAALDIPEQKAVIGHFNRVFLATIREFSDTESTKTDLTPISGKLFSDDVLYFAERHFGLSPHEDNSALHNPLNSSHQDLGYWKRRAKALDSDVEPCYSTADANLADAAKMLVIVAATADDKTTRREALSALVRLSNEVPISDLRGLHWGHAFGLDLVASVALQMYIFLNLIEAVESRAAERVPLLSVEQLLSFLSNHALENYDFPAQNIPHRAFWHSLGVTESWVAGRRKGTLEGDKAVIDPLAGLAYSAEWEMSQHSEILGTSQLSMNELTLQDRLDSKAEGEIPASNRKLCGECLAISWNLDEYKGIPGQNGFENWTLNHHETLGELENSCMKGRDILHWNIEHNRGEWSLSFEVEDDEHMWFMEGMVRFSHVGSVAQSTARLVETKDLSEEKKKRPYVILSYCWGSGNDPARTSRNLRERHNKIECDTLSKTIQDGIRITRLMKIQYLWVDAVCIIQSDKTLNAQQEDDVAMADWERESMRMASYYSNSLCRIAASNAKDSSEGILIERRAARYDFKKWYNPANKFLPSPFAFRQRFPSSLFERGWWLQEWILSPRILHWTANESFGETRFGGENRKTNDCVLELGLSEDETQYMCQILRSEKEEALGEGWPALVEHFAQRHLNCKRVVKASRGRLLRRYF from the exons ATGCATCTTGACCACAAGATTCCATGGCATTTGATCGCTCCCCATTTCTCACTTACGCCATCTGATCAAAGGGGAAACTACAACCTGGCTGCGTTAGATATCCCCGAGCAGAAAGCGGTGATCGGCCACTTCAACCGCGTCTTCTTGGCAACTATCCGGGAATTCTCAGATACTGAGTCCACGAAGACAGACTTAACACCAATCAGTGGAAAGCTCTTTTCCGACGATGTCCTCTACTTCGCTGAGCGCCACTTCGGTCTCAGTCCCCATGAGGATAACTCGGCACTGCACAACCCGCTGAACTCATCGCATCAGGATCTTGGATACTGGAAACGCCGAGCAAAGGCTCTAGATAGTGATGTTGAGCCATGCTACAGCACCGCTGATGCCAACCTGGCTGACGCGGCAAAGATGCTGGTCATTGTAGCTGCTACCGCCGATGACAAAACCACTCGTCGGGAGGCTTTATCCGCGCTTGTCCGTCTGTCCAACGAGGTTCCAATATCAGACCTGCGAGGTCTTCATTGGGGTCACGCCTTCGGACTCGACCTTGTTGCTAGCGTGGCGTTGCAAATGTACATCTTCCTAAACCTCATTGAAGCTGTCGAATCTCGGGCAGCAGAACGGGTACCGTTACTATCTGTTGAACAGCTGCTGTCATTTCTGAGCAACCACGCCCTTGAGAACTATGACTTCCCTGCACAGAATATTCCGCATCGAGCTTTTTGGCATTCTCTTGGGGTTACTGAGTCATGGGTTGCCGGTCGGCGTAAGGGTACTCTTGAAGGGGACAAGGCGGTAATTGATCCGTTGGCAG GCTTGGCCTACAGCGCGGAATGGGAAATGAG TCAACACTCAGAGATACTTGGTACAAGTCAACTGTCAATGAACGAATTAACGCTACAGGACCGGCTGGATTCTAAAGCCGAGGGAGAGATCCCTGCGTCCAACAGGAAATTGTGCGGCGAATGCCTTGCAATATCTTGGAATCTTGATGAGTACAAGGGCATTCCGGGCCAAAATGGGTTTGAAAATTGGACGCTCAACCATCATGAGACTTTGGGTGAACTGGAGAACTCAT GTATGAAGGGTAGGGATATCCTACATTGGAACATTGAACATAATCGTGGCGAATGGTCGCTTTCTTTTGAGGTGGAAGATGACGAACACATGTGGTTCATGGAAGGGATGGTGAGATTCAGCC ACGTGGGGTCTGTTGCTCAGTCTACAGCAAGGCTGGTAGAAACCAAAGATCTTTcagaggaaaagaaaaaacgGCCATATGTCATCTTGAGCTACTGCTGGGGGTCAGGGAACGATCCTGCACGAACAAGTCGGAACCTGAGAGAAAGACATAATAAGATAGAGTGCGACACTCTTTCAAAGACAATTCAAGACGGGATCCGAATTACCCGCTTGATGAAGATCCAGTATCTTTGGGTCGATGCCGTATGTATTATACAGTCTGATAAAACTCTGAATGCGcaacaagaagacgatgTGGCCATGGCCGATTGGGAGAGGGAGTCAATGCGCATGGCATCTTATTATTCCAACTCTCTGTGCCGTATCGCAGCGTCGAACGCAAAAGACAGCTCAGAAGGAATACTAATTGAACGACGAGCAGCGCGATACGACTTCAAGAAGTGGTATAACCCAGCGAACAAATTCTTACCGTCGCCCTTCGCCTTCAGACAAAGGTTTCCCAGCTCACTGTTCGAACGAGGTTGGTGGCTTCAAGAATGGATCCTTTCACCTCGTATTCTTCACTGGACAGCCAATG AATCCTTTGGCGAAACACGTTTCGGAGGAGAGAATCGCAAGACAAATGACTGCGTGCTGGAACTTGGGTTGTCGGAGGATGAGACACAGTACATGTGTCAGATTCTACGCTCCGAAAAAGAGGAGGCATTAGGTGAAGGCTGGCCTGCATTAGTAGAACACTTCGCTCAGAGGCATCT GAATTGCAAGCGAGTTGTCAAAGCTTCACGGGGTCGACTACTTCGCAGGTATTTTTGA
- a CDS encoding pyrroline-5-carboxylate reductase dimerization-domain-containing protein, giving the protein MTPSLQDAKITFLGGGNMAAAIIGGLLAKNISKSNIYVSEPWDVNRNKMADLGVKTTADNKEAAADADVVILAVKPQVAKGVCEELSSAWAKRDSLPVVISIAAGITLESIAQWFKGDAGKAPHIVRVMPNTPALVGEGASGLYAADDVTKEERELTSALLGSVSKATEWVDKEELLDVVTGISGSGPAYFFAFVEHLISSGVGLGLSEEQATRLATQTCLGAGKMLVESSDEPSQLRKNVTSPNGTTHAALVSFESSGLKEIVDKAVKAAADRAKELGKN; this is encoded by the exons ATGACTCCCTCACTACAAGACGCAAAGATCACCTTTCTAGGTGGTGGCAACATGGCCGCCGCCATCATCGGCGGCCTCCTCGCCAAAAACATCTCCAAATCCAACATCTACGTCTCCGAGCCCTGGGACGTGAACCGCAACAAGATGGCCGACCTAGGCGTCAAAACCACCGCCGACAACAAAGAAGCCGCCGCCGATGCAGATGTTGTCATCCTCGCTGTGAAGCCGCAGGTCGCAAAGGGTGTTTGCGAGGAGCTCAGCTCTGCTTGGGCCAAGAGGGATAGCCTCCCTGTTGTTATTTCCATCGCGGCGGGTATTACGCTGGAGAGCATTGCGCAGTGGTTCAAGGGTGATGCGGGCAAGGCGCCGCATATTGTGCGTGTTATGCCGAATACGCCTGCGCTTGTGGGCGAGGGTGCGAGTGGGCTTTATGCGGCGGATGATGTTACCAAGGAGGAGAGGGAGTTGACGTCTGCACTTTTGGGGAGTGTGAGCAAGGCTACTGAGTGGGTTGATAAggaggagcttcttgacgtcgTCACTGGTATCTCCG GCTCTGGCCCTGCTTATTTCTTCGCTTTCGTCGAGCATCTCATCTCCAGCGGTGTCGGTCTCGGTCTCTCTGAGGAGCAGGCTACTCGCCTCGCTACACAGACCTGCCTTGGTGCCGGAAAGATGCTCGTTGAGTCCTCCGATGAGCCCTCTCAGCTGCGAAAGAACGTCACCAGCCCTAACGGTACTACCCACGCTGCTCTTGTCAGCTTTGAGAGCTCTGGTCTGAAGGAGATTGTGGATAAGgctgtcaaggctgctgccgACCGCGCCAAGGAGCTTGGAAAGAACTAA
- a CDS encoding general substrate transporter — MNLAKRGLPSPSASSLPLVVFSLGLPPPPSLEKPKVTDLFYSYDTGTISGILAMPYWQREFSTGHVDADGNPNVTSSQESAIVSILSAGTFFGALASPLLSDWLGRRPGLMISTWVFNLGVVLHTIATDIPLFLAGRFFAGFGVGLISATTANSPQVPLYQSETAPKWIRGAIVGSYQWAITIGLLLAAVVNNATAKQDDSGSYRIPIALQLAWSLILFSGLLFLPETPRFLVKKSQMDKAAKALSRLRRLPADSPEVANELNEVVANHEFEMSLGQSSYLQCFKPPMLKRQLTGMGVQALQQLTVKFYYGTKYFQNSGVSSGFVISMITSAINVASTVPGMYAIDKWGRRPMLLWGAIGMSISQLIVAVCGTLSTGQYDNGEIFIKNLGGQRAAVAFVCIYISIFAATWGPLVWVVTGEIFPLKTRAKSLSITTATNWLLNWALAYSTPFMVNYGDGNANLQSKIFFVWFGCCFLCIAFVWFFIYETKGLTLEQVDQLYEEVSVARKSVHWVPSSSWEDRQGHGMKDDKNADVEEVGN; from the exons ATGAACCTGGCAAAGCGTGGCCTGCCATCGCCGTCGGCTTCTTCGTTGCCTTTGGTGGTGTTCTCTTTGGGTTTGCCACCTCCTCCCTCTCTCGAAAAGCCCAAGGTGACTGACCTGTTCTATAGCTATGATACTGGCACCATTAGCGGTATCCTGGCCATGCCTTACTGGCAGCGTGAATTCAGCACAGGTCacgttgatgctgatggaaACCCCAACGTCACTTCGTCTCAAGAATCAGCCATCGTGTCTATTCTCTCTGCAGGCACTTTTTTCGGCGCCCTCGCCTCGCCTCTCTTGTCTGATTGGCTTGGTCGCCGCCCTGGTTTGATGATCTCGACTTGGGTCTTCAACCTTGGAGTTGTTTTGCACACTATCGCGACTGACATTCCGTTGTTTCTGGCAGGCCGCTTCTTTGCTGGCTTCGGTGTTGGTCTTATATCTGCTACTA CGGCTAACTCTCCTCAAGTTCCTCTGTATCAGTCTGAAACAGCACCCAAATGGATCCGTGGTGCCATCGTTGGCTCCTACCAGTGGGCCATCACcatcggccttcttctcgccGCCGTCGTAAACAACGCGACTGCGAAACAGGATGATTCAGGCTCCTATCGAATTCCCATCGCGCTCCAACTCGCTTGGTCTCTTATCCTCTTTAGCGGATTGCTGTTTCTTCCAGAAACTCCACGCTTCCTTGTAAAGAAGAGCCAGATGGACAAGGCGGCAAAGGCTCTCAGCCGCCTTCGAAGATTGCCTGCTGATTCCCCAGAAGTCGCAAATGAACTCAATGAGGTTGTAGCAAACCATGAGTTCGAGATGAGTCTTGGGCAGTCCTCATATCTCCAATGCTTTAAGCCTCCCATGCTCAAGAGGCAACTCACGGGTATGGGCGTTCAGGCGCTACAGCAGCTTACAG TGAAA TTTTATTACGGCACCAAATACTTTCAAAACTCGGGAGTGTCAAGTGGCTTTGTCATCTCAATGATCACTTCAGCTATCAATGTTGCATCGACGGTGCCCGGAATGTATGCAATCGATAAATGGGGACGCCGGCCCATGTTGCTGTGGGGCGCAATTGGCATGTCTATCTCTCAACTGATTGTCGCTGTCTGTGGCACTCTGTCTACCGGGCAGTACGATAACGGCGAAATTTTTATCAAGAACCTCGGTGGGCAGCGAGCGGCTGTGGCCTTTGTTTGCATTTACATTTCCATCTTTGCAGCTACTTGGGGTCCCCTCGTTTGGGTGGTGACCGGAGAGATTTTCCCACTTAAGACACGAGCCAAGTCCCTCAGCATCACGACCGCTACAAACTGGCTACTCAACTGGGCTCTGGCTTATTCCACCCCGTTTATGGTCAATTATGGCGATGGAAATGCAAACTTGCAGTCCAAGATCTTTTTTGTGTGGTTCGGCTGCTGTTTCCTATGCATTGCATTTGTTTGGTTCTTCATCTATGAGACAAAGGGGCTCACTTTGGAGCAAGTTGATCAGCTCTATGAAGAAGTAAGCGTCGCTCGTAAGTCGGTTCACTGGGTCCCGTCCTCCTCTTGGGAAGATCGACAGGGCCACGGTATGAAGGATGACAAGAACGCAGATGTAGAGGAAGTTGGCAATTGA
- a CDS encoding glycosyl hydrolase, with protein MLGFLTLVPQTLAIRLFSLLLFTLYASAVPLAATKTRPSYHITPEKKWMNDPQRPFFLGDEWHLYYLYNSNFDSSNPGSGGAEWYHITSTDMVHWTRRGVVIEKYKPNRPNGIILGDIETGSAVVDTNNTAGFGRNAVVAVVTQMADGVQQQSLFYSTDNGYSFIPYEGNPVMPNPSPGAKPAFRDPKIFWDGKAGHWVMSLAEGSKIGFYTSIDLKIWAYISEFKPENAGVDLGILECPDLYPIDLDGDSTKRTWILALGANGYRYNRTTGTAYWTGEWDSNGFTATNSFPQWMDDGPDFYATVSWENPNDRYGSRYAIGWMNNWEYAASLPYYADFAGQDSLVREVKLKTINGSPTLVSIPIGGYEDIVASSKSVSEKTITKDPASASLPSELEEGAYIIRATVSKNDGDKGNEVRFVIKSDGTFSTTVGYDFLHSQAFLVRDSDGSATDSMAAGPKQAYDTVRTAPYPSGGSTVKLVIYVDWNSVEVFVNDGVAVLSGLIYPNQGANGVRVVSDTGSLTLVSFSYAACESIY; from the coding sequence ATGCTGGGATTTCTCACACTCGTCCCGCAGACGCTGGCGATCCGTCTTTTTTCATTGCTGTTGTTCACCTTGTATGCCAGTGCAGTACCACTTGCTGCCACCAAGACCCGACCCAGCTATCACATTACGCCCGAAAAGAAATGGATGAATGATCCCCAACGTCCGTTCTTCCTGGGGGACGAATGGCATCTCTACTACCTATACAACTCCAACTTCGATAGCTCAAACCCCGGTTCAGGGGGGGCGGAATGGTACCACATCACGAGCACCGACATGGTGCACTGGACTCGCCGGGGCGTAGTGATCGAGAAATACAAACCAAACCGTCCCAATGGCATCATCCTCGGTGACATCGAAACCGGCAGCGCCGTGGTCGACACAAACAACACGGCTGGCTTTGGCCGGAATGCCGTCGTGGCCGTTGTTACACAGATGGCAGATGGGGTGCAACAGCAATCTCTTTTCTATTCCACCGACAATGGGTACAGTTTTATCCCTTATGAAGGCAATCCCGTGATGCCAAACCCAAGCCCAGGTGCAAAACCTGCATTTCGAGATCCCAAGATCTTCTGGGATGGCAAAGCGGGGCATTGGGTTATGTCTCTCGCAGAGGGTAGCAAGATTGGTTTCTACACCTCTATAGATCTTAAGATCTGGGCGTATATATCCGAGTTTAAGCCTGAGAACGCCGGTGTAGACCTGGGCATCCTCGAATGCCCAGATCTATATCCGATCGACCTAGACGGAGACAGCACAAAGCGCACCTGGATTCTCGCGTTAGGCGCTAACGGCTACCGCTACAATAGGACGACGGGTACCGCATACTGGACCGGAGAATGGGACAGTAATGGCTTCACAGCCACAAACAGCTTTCCGCAATGGATGGATGACGGGCCTGACTTCTACGCCACGGTCAGCTGGGAAAATCCTAATGACAGATACGGCAGCCGCTATGCCATTGGCTGGATGAATAACTGGGAATACGCAGCTTCGCTGCCTTATTACGCGGATTTCGCTGGCCAGGACAGTTTGGTCCGGGAGGTCAAGCTCAAGACTATCAACGGTTCTCCCACTTTGGTCAGCATCCCAATAGGAGGGTATGAAGACATTGTCGCATCTTCCAAGTCCGTGAGCGAGAAGACCATCACAAAGGATCCTGCGTCTGCATCCCTCCCCAGCGAACTGGAGGAAGGTGCGTACATCATCCGCGCCACGGTCTCCAAGAATGACGGCGACAAGGGCAACGAGGTCCGCTTTGTCATCAAATCCGACGGGACTTTCAGCACGACTGTCGGTTATGACTTCTTGCATTCCCAGGCTTTTCTGGTCAGAGACTCCGACGGTTCCGCGACGGATTCCATGGCGGCGGGTCCGAAGCAGGCGTACGATACCGTGCGCACAGCGCCGTATCCTTCAGGAGGGAGTACGGTCAAGCTGGTTATATACGTGGATTGGAATTCGGTGGAGGTGTTCGTGAACGATGGTGTAGCAGTGTTATCGGGGTTGATTTATCCGAATCAAGGGGCCAACGGCGTTCGGGTTGTGTCGGATACAGGAAGTTTGACGTTGGTGTCGTTTAGCTACGCGGCGTGTGAGAGTATTTACTAG